The following proteins come from a genomic window of Diceros bicornis minor isolate mBicDic1 chromosome 4, mDicBic1.mat.cur, whole genome shotgun sequence:
- the BCL10 gene encoding B-cell lymphoma/leukemia 10, translated as MEPTAPSLTEEDLTEVKKDALENLRVYLCEKIIAERHFDHLRAKKILSREDTEEISCRTSSRKRAGKLLDYLQENPKGLDTLVESIRREKTQNFLIQKITDEVLKLRNIKLEHLKGLKCSSCEPFPDGATNNLSRSNSDESNFSEKLRASTVIYHPEGESSTAPFFSTDSSLNLPVLEVGRTENPTFSSTTLPRPGDPGAPPLPPELQLEEGTCGNSSEMFLPLRSRALSRQ; from the exons ATGGAGCCCACCGCGCCGTCCCTCACCGAGGAGGACCTCACTGAAGTGAAGAAGGAC gCTTTAGAAAATTTGCGTGTCTACTTGTGTGAAAAAATCATAGCTGAGAGACATTTTGATCATCTACGCGCAAAAAAAATACTCAGTAGAGAAGACACTGAAGAAATTTCTTGCCGAACATCAAGTAGAAAAAGGGCTGGAAAACTGTTAGACTACTTACAAGAAAACCCCAAAGGACTAGATACCCTGGTTGAATCTATTCGGCGAGAAAAAACACAGAACTTCCTGATACAGAAGATTACAGATGAAGTGCTGAAACTTAGAAATATAAAGCTAGAACACCTGAAAG GACTGAAATGTAGCAGCTGTGAGCCTTTTCCAGATGGAGCCACAAACAACCTCTCTAGATCAAATTCAGATGAGAGTAATTTCTCTGAAAAACTGAGAGCGTCCACTGTCATATACCATCCAGAAGGAGAATCCAGCACAGCCCCCTTTTTTTCTACTGATTCTTCTctgaatttgcctgttctagaagtAGGCAGAACTGAAAATCCCACCTTCTCTTCAACTACGCTCCCTAGACCTGGGgaccctggggctcctcctttGCCACCAGAGCTGCAGTTAGAAGAAGGAACCTGTGGAAACTCTAGTGAGATGTTTCTTCCCTTAAGATCACGCGCTCTCTCGCGGCAATGA